From a region of the Arachis ipaensis cultivar K30076 chromosome B09, Araip1.1, whole genome shotgun sequence genome:
- the LOC107619784 gene encoding uncharacterized protein LOC107619784 has protein sequence MLSIQKISKVKEAISIANNACWSIGELAVKIPITWHWSLSSNILQILLSDSRKKIKKSSDMNVDHLKAVRNGYSSSNSSSSIPYLANGGIPSLKLPAVVVLWLAFQLIFSSSHFYLEGKTLK, from the exons ATGTTATCTATACAGAAAATTTCTAAGGTTAAAGAGGCTATTTCAATAGCAAATAATGCATGCTGGTCTATTGGAGAACTTGCAGTTAAG ATTCCTATAACTTGGCATTGGAGTCTCAGCTCAAATATTCTACAGATTTTGTTATCTG ATTCAAGAAAGAAGATCAAGAAAAGTTCTGACATGAATGTTGACCATTTGAAAGCTGTGAGAAATGGCTATAGTTCAAGTAATTCCAGTAGCTCCATTCCTTACCTTGCAAATGGAGGCATACCTTCACTAAAATTACCTGCAGTAGTTGTACTTTGGCTGGCCTTTCAGTTGATTTTTTCCTCCTCACATTTCTATCTTGAGGGTAAAACTTTAAAGTGA